The DNA sequence ATGAGAAATTGTACTCGGTCAAAAATATTGGCTAGCACTTAAGAAATGAAGACGAGCAGAATGAACTGAATTTTTTGAATGACAGATTCATACCAAAATTTTCATCTCTTAAAATATTCTAAGACTAGACAAGATGGAGCAAGAGATTGGTGGTGTTAATGCTAGCCTACTTGTTGCTTTATAAACATTGCCATTAATTCCATCTTTCATGCATTTGTCTTAATTATCCTTTTAGAAATATAAAATGGTAAAAGTACTAGCATTTTATTCATCAGTCAGCTTTAAGCCAGAAACACAAGAATGTAACCAATACTAAAGCAAGCTACACAAAAAGTTAGATGATAGAAAACTTCCAACACTAATGTCAAACCCAAAAATGATATTTTAGCATTAGTTGCTAACACCGTTTTTAACTATACAGTTGAATaacttcatttaaaaaaattgcagTCTTACCTATACCAATACGTTCACCAATTTGAAGATCCTCCCATGGGATTTCCCATTCAGCAACCTCCCCCAGCACTGGATGTATTCTCTCATCATAACCATTACAAGACATATTTAGACCACCATTGAATGTTTCAACCAATTGCAGACCCTGTTTATCATTGCGGACTAAGGCATCTTCAGGTTGTAATTGACACGAGTTCACTGCTGAGGACGATTCATGGATTTGATTTCCATGCATTGTCCTTCCAAGCACTCCTAGTGTATTATCAGAACTGGTGTCTGCAACTGTAGCACCCATCTGTAATTTTTCATTGGTTCTATTGTTAGCAACTACAAATCCCTCAGTTGTACTGTCAGATGGAAAAGAAGCAGACTTAAAGAAATTTATTTCTGTTTCTCTTTGTTGTTTAGCTTGCCCCTCTGCAGGCCATCCTTGCTTAGTATCACACCTAATATTGTTCAAAGGATCCTCTGCAGTTAAGGATATAAGAGACTGTCCATGCCTTGGCATGAGCTTATCAGAGTATCGATAAAGTTGAACATTTAGATTTACTCTATTATCTGGATGAACTTGTTCAGGCACCTTCTGCTCGCCCAAATCTTGCTGATTCATATCTGAAAATAAATCTGGAGGGGGTGATGCACCACTCTCCAACAAAACAGCATGTAATTTCTGTGCAAATTCAGGATTTTTAGCCGCAGTCATTACATACTTTGAGACATTTTTTACATTAATGTTTTCTGCTTCTGATGGCCTTCCTGTATCTGATAAGTTCTCATGTCCAGATACCTCAGCTTGGTTTTTTTCAATCCGGCCCATGTTAGGCTCATTTGACTTAATGCCTACAAATAACAGCTCCTCTGTCCTTGAGCTTCCAACATGGGGAGCATTATCTAGAGTAGACGAAACTGCTATACCCCTGGGTTCTTCACCAAGCAACTGTGAAGCCTTAGGAATGCCAGTAAGATCAGCAAAGCCCCTTACATCAAATCCAGTGCTTGGGAGATGACTGCTGGGCACCTCAGCAGGAATTAGAATTCCAGGAGCTCCCATAAGATCAATAATGAATTCACTGCATCATTCAATGCATCGAGCACAACATTAATAATGACATTCTAATAGAACCTTTGAAAACtaagaaagaaataaataacAAGAAAGGTAAACCCTTGCTTTGAAATTATATGTCCTCAGAAAGGAAACACAGATCCAATTACTTGAGAACTGTgacaaataaaaacaaattaacAGCAACAAATGATAAATAAGTACACAATACTAGATGAAAATTGGGATTTACAACTAGTTTGATAATTTCAACCAACAAAGGATTCTTCAAAATTAATTTCCAATATTCtccaattttatttttgaaatttcagAGGAAGTTTGCCaagaaaatattgaaatattagTAGAATTACAACAGAAAATCTAGCTATCATCACAATATAtcaataaaacataacataaactttgTGCTCATGCACAACATATATAATATACAACAactcaaaatatatatttcagtTTCAACTGCCACTTAACCAGCATCATGCCAAATTAAAAGAGAGGAAGTAAAAAACGTCACCTTTCATCATCAATCTTAATCAAATTGACAGCTCCATCATCAGTGCCAGTATAGTAGCTCCCTTTAACCAGCATACATGGAAGGTTAATTCTATCTGCTAGCACCTAACAGCAGAATATTGCAATAATTAATTTGAGCTGAATTTTCTTCAAAAGATCTCAAAGCAATTGTACAAgatcaaaagaaaaatatttctcaTAATTGCAAAAACAAATGATGACATgattgaaaatttgaaggaaacaGGACTCcccattttaagaaaaaaagaaggcTTATTTTGTTAATAAGCCAGTTTCAATAACTACCATGAGTTAGAAAGAGATTTCACAACCTTAAAAAGCAACGCCCTATGGCGTGAAAGTCCTACATCAAGACGTCCAAGTGGAAGAATGATAGAATTCAGAGCATTTCGCAACTCATGGCTTCTCCTGGTCCACCTTGCCGATATCTCATCAGCATCACCAACTGGACCACCCATTCTATCAACAACAAGATCAGCAAGTTTCTGAATCAAGCCACTTAAATGGAAGCCATCAGACATTCGGCTCTCCAGGGACATGATATAAGCTTTTTTCTCAAGTTCTTGAAGTTCAGGATCAACAAAGCGGTTTACCAACACCACTTCATAGTCGATGTTATCTAAAATTGATACTGCTTGCAGATCCATTAACAATGGCATCTTTCCTTGAACTTGAACGACTGAATTTGAGGTAATgccatatacatcataaaagcCATCCATCACCTTATCATTATAATTTACAACATTATAGCTCTGCATGAAACATGTGCAAAAATTAAGAGGGgaaattcaataaataaataaattaagatactgccaacaaaagaaaaatataaatttgagaggaaaattttaagaaaatatgtCAAAGTATGctctattatataatttaaagacTGCTATGACAATGAATAAACTAAGAGTCTTTTTTTGGATCCTAGAATTTTTATAATTCCTCACCTGGGAAAATGTGAACCCTCTATTCAACTCTTTGCATGGATAAAAATTTTTTGCATAATGTGTGCATCACCTCCTAACTgacttttaaaaaaaagcaCAAAACATATAGAAAAATGTATACTTTCCTTGCATTAGGATTCTATCTCACCCTGTAATAAAGAACTCAACATTCTATAATCCACTCTCTTTCAAACAAGATTGAACCCTTTTGGTAGGACAAAACAAAATACAAAAAGATTTCTCTCAATTAACTTAGCAGCTGTGCAATGAAGGAGACAAGTagattgcataaacttttcaagatGCATCAATGGAATTCCTCTCACTGTGTCAAATGCTAAATTACCACACAGAACTACTCTAAACAAGGTCCAACTAGAGCCCACCAGTAAACAATACAAAAATAAGAGGAATATGTGTTCAAAGGCTACTAATCCCCTCAAATGCTTTGTAATTAATTTCTTTCCAGAAACTCTATAACACAACCATTCCACTTAGCAATAAACGCACTCTGCTCAACTACAGATGTAATTAATCACCTCACTGGATCCTAAACATTTGAAATTATAGGTCATAAGAAgtgagaaataaaagaaaactagTAAATTGATTACTTGCCACTCCTCTTTGAAAGGAAAACTTTTTCAAGTAAGACACAATGCAAGGGAAACATCACAAATAGATGAAGGAATGGGGTCATTTCAGGAAAACAGAAATCAATCAACTTACAAAGAGCTCCATCTATTGCATAAAGAAATTAGACTCAATTATACTTCAGGAGTAAATGAAGAAGACTGGTCCCTAGAATTCACATTAACAATCAAGCCCAGTATACACGCTACATAATTGGACATGATGGCACAACAAAAAAGAAAGCATAAACTAATGCTCTACAAAACGATTAAGAACTTGTAATGCGTATAAGAAAACCCCCTCAAAAATGATTTTACTGTAGAAAAACCAAAGTAATTGACCACGGCGAGAATGAAATGACAAACCAAATAAAGTACAGAATCAAACATACTCCAGGAAACTGATCCAGAACAAAAAATGGAAATCAAATCCGTGTTTATTTAAGATCCAGAAGCCAAAAACCTAACTCATTAACTCATTTTCATGAAATAAAAAACCTAAAATGAGAAAAGATTATATATAGACATAGGTATATACAATATGTCCGGTCAACACATACCCAGTAGCGAAGCGAGAGAGACTCAACCGGAGAATCGGTGACGATAACTGGAGCTACAGGACAGCCGAGGCTAATCCGCTTAGCAGCATCGATCTGAGCCGACTCAGCATCCTCACGCGTATCCGGATCCGAGGCGCTAATTGCCAGAGCCAACTGAACCTGAAACTCCTCctccaataaattaaaatccacACTACTAGCATCCCCCGCTGCAATCCGATCCCCTCCTGGCGATTCAACAGCCGTAATTCTACCATCAGAAGACGACGACGATGAAGACAAAGGGGCACTAGTACTGGGGCTGGGGCTGGGGTTAGCCACAGGTCGTGTGTCGGGCAATCGGTGGTGGTCATTGATGGCACCGCCGATATGGAGCTTTCTGAGAAGATGCTTCATCTTCGACATGGATCATTAACAAGAAGTGGAAAAATATGTTAGCCTTTTTGTATTCTCTTGTTGTATATTGTTTCTTTCTATGTAAGTTTTTTAGGTTTGTTTTTTCCCTTTCCCTGTATCTACTGACTTAACCTGCGCCAACTAGTAGCCATGGAAGATTCGCTTAACCTGCGCACCCTTCTTTGTCAAGCTACCACCACTTGAGAGACTTAAATTAACCGCTCACCCATCCATTCCCTCCAATACACATTCTGCATTGGCCATTTATACACACAAAAACTTGTTTTGCTTTTGAAGGATGCCAATTTGTTAAGATTCTAATTCAATCCACTGCGTTTtgattgaatttatatttataattatgttaaaatctacaattttttttaataatgctAACACCCTAAGATTCATTAAAATGCTCCAAAAACCATTATTTagtcaataatataaaaaatttattaattaatcagttgattttaaaaaatatattaaaatttttaaattttaatataaaaattaatgttaaTATTCACCATTATGCAGCTTTGCGTCAATCTTGTCTTgcaataaattaatattcacCGTCGATTCATTATTTTGAGATCTAATGGTTCCAATTGCATTGATTAATTATAACctacaaattatttatataaaataaaattagaaaaaaagaaaataatttgaaagTAAACAAATCAAAATGTAAAATCAAACAAGGAGTTAggccttttattttattttattttattggggCAGACGTATTACTGGAGGATGATACGTACATACATGGACATGGCAACGACTAACGAGAGGCCTGTGAGTTGGTTTTTGAATTGACCTTTCCTCCTTTTCCCATTTCTTTccgtttttaattttctatgccTGTTTGGAAAGTCACTATTCTCCACCATCCCccctttcaaatttaattttaaactgacAATCCATTTAGCACAAGGGAAAATGCTAATATTCAGATTTTATcggatataaaaattttaaactgacAATCAAAATATGTAAAACCACCTTAACTCGATAGTAATTTTAAACAGGCAgttgttttttaaaataattatgttaaaaatttatcagattaataaaaattaatcttttacaTATACAAgtatataaattttcataaattaatataattaaaatatattaaattaattatcattattctattatttacaaaaatacaTTATTATGATTCTATGTAAAGTGTCGATATGTTTTCAGTATATttcatttttctaaattaataaaataaaatattaatgttacagatattagttttttaaaaaattataaaaaaattatattttatatattcttttgAATTATTACCATTTctctattaatataatatattctttcacaatataaataattatgaaaaatcaaaaataaaatataaataattcgtaaaattttattttattttataataaaataagtattactttattaaaaaaatcatagaaatcaCCTAATAATCTATACGAAATAGTAAATCAATAAAGAGTATACCCTTTACGTACAAGTGAGctttataaattatgaaaattataataattaacgacttttatttatatatgtgtTTAGTTTTTATTGCTTTTTACGCTTACaacaaaaattcaatttaaaaaaaaattaaaaaaaattatgcaagattttcaaatgaaaaattttaattaaaaaaaaattaaattcttagctttcaaatgaaaaaattatttgaaaataaatcaattaaattaaattatttataaattttttattccaaacatATAGTAGTTGCCCTAAAttatataatgaaataaaaaaatagtaaatatcttttttattcaaattttttcataaattattgATATAACTGATAAATagagttgtattgtaattgGTCAATTGAACAAGTGAGAGAGTGAGGTGGTTAGTGCTTATGGCAGTCACTCTGATGTTCAAATCAGTAAGTTGAAGAGAATGGCGAGAGAATTGTAATGCTTAGAATTTAAGATAATTGTGTAAGAGGATAGCGTATTTTTATCTATATGATCATtggcttttatactataagaaaacgaagttaattataatattttctaaaaatccgGTAATAATATGGTCGGCTCGTTGATAAGAGATCTTACCGGCTAATTGGTCAAGAATCCCATAATTATAGGCGTAAAATGAGGTTTTGCCGGATTATAGCCACTAACGATAACTTTCTGTGAAGACCCGACCTCTCCAGGGGAGGGTGAATCTTTGACGACGAGCTGAACTGAGGCATCTGATGCGTCCGGGTATGCTTTTCCCTCATTGAGATCGAGCATCATTTTATTATATCCTTACCACGTGGTTCTATGTTCGAGTGTTAGCACATGGCTTTCTTTGGCTGATTATTGTTTAATATCATAAGTCTCTTTGATGCtcttcgattctttagattcgaaggtgacAGTTGTCTCTACGATCTAGGACATATGGCTTGTTTAGATTGGCCTTCCATACTCGCATTGCTTTGCCTACTCTTGCCCACAAATGATCATTGCCTGATGGATATAATAAACCAAATTTAACACCCGGTCATGacttgagaattttattaatcaggACTGACACCTGATCGTTAGCCGAGTGGATACCCTCTTAATGCCCTgatcatgaaatgtatcacagtCCTAAAGTGTAAATCATACTGATTGTCCTGAGTGAAACCGTGCGGTCTTAGTTTAGTCCATCGAACTAAATCCACTTCTATCCGGGCTGAGTGAGCGTTGTCCTTGATTTCTTCTTACTCGCACTGCCAGCCAACCCAGTCCAAGATCTTGTCCAG is a window from the Manihot esculenta cultivar AM560-2 chromosome 16, M.esculenta_v8, whole genome shotgun sequence genome containing:
- the LOC110604233 gene encoding probable serine/threonine-protein kinase SIS8 isoform X1, producing MSKMKHLLRKLHIGGAINDHHRLPDTRPVANPSPSPSTSAPLSSSSSSSDGRITAVESPGGDRIAAGDASSVDFNLLEEEFQVQLALAISASDPDTREDAESAQIDAAKRISLGCPVAPVIVTDSPVESLSLRYWSYNVVNYNDKVMDGFYDVYGITSNSVVQVQGKMPLLMDLQAVSILDNIDYEVVLVNRFVDPELQELEKKAYIMSLESRMSDGFHLSGLIQKLADLVVDRMGGPVGDADEISARWTRRSHELRNALNSIILPLGRLDVGLSRHRALLFKVLADRINLPCMLVKGSYYTGTDDGAVNLIKIDDESEFIIDLMGAPGILIPAEVPSSHLPSTGFDVRGFADLTGIPKASQLLGEEPRGIAVSSTLDNAPHVGSSRTEELLFVGIKSNEPNMGRIEKNQAEVSGHENLSDTGRPSEAENINVKNVSKYVMTAAKNPEFAQKLHAVLLESGASPPPDLFSDMNQQDLGEQKVPEQVHPDNRVNLNVQLYRYSDKLMPRHGQSLISLTAEDPLNNIRCDTKQGWPAEGQAKQQRETEINFFKSASFPSDSTTEGFVVANNRTNEKLQMGATVADTSSDNTLGVLGRTMHGNQIHESSSAVNSCQLQPEDALVRNDKQGLQLVETFNGGLNMSCNGYDERIHPVLGEVAEWEIPWEDLQIGERIGIGSYGEVYHADWNGTEVAVKKFLDQDLSGDALVQFKCEAEIMLRLRHPNVVLFMGAVTRPPHLSILTEFLPRGSLYRLLHRPNPQLDEKRRMRMALDVAKGMNYLHTSHPPIVHRDLKSPNLLVDKNWVVKVCDFGLSRLKHHTFLSSKSTAGTPEWMAPEVLRNEPANEKCDVYSFGVILWELATCQIPWKGLNPMQVVGAVGFQNKRLEIPEDVDLAIAQIIHDCWQREPHLRPSFSQLISRLRHIQSLRVERT
- the LOC110604233 gene encoding probable serine/threonine-protein kinase SIS8 isoform X2, with amino-acid sequence MSKMKHLLRKLHIGGAINDHHRLPDTRPVANPSPSPSTSAPLSSSSSSSDGRITAVESPGGDRIAAGDASSVDFNLLEEEFQVQLALAISASDPDTREDAESAQIDAAKRISLGCPVAPVIVTDSPVESLSLRYWSYNVVNYNDKVMDGFYDVYGITSNSVVQVQGKMPLLMDLQAVSILDNIDYEVVLVNRFVDPELQELEKKAYIMSLESRMSDGFHLSGLIQKLADLVVDRMGGPVGDADEISARWTRRSHELRNALNSIILPLGRLDVGLSRHRALLFKVLADRINLPCMLVKGSYYTGTDDGAVNLIKIDDESEFIIDLMGAPGILIPAEVPSSHLPSTGFDVRGFADLTGIPKASQLLGEEPRGIAVSSTLDNAPHVGSSRTEELLFVGIKSNEPNMGRIEKNQAEVSGHENLSDTGRPSEAENINVKNVSKYVMTAAKNPEFAQKLHAVLLESGASPPPDLFSDMNQQDLGEQKVPEQVHPDNRVNLNVQLYRYSDKLMPRHGQSLISLTAEDPLNNIRCDTKQGWPAEGQAKQQRETEINFFKSASFPSDSTTEGFVVANNRTNEKLQMGATVADTSSDNTLGVLGRTMHGNQIHESSSAVNSCQLQPEDALVRNDKQGLQLVETFNGGLNMSCNGYDERIHPVLGEVAEWEIPWEDLQIGERIGIGSYGEVYHADWNGTEVAVKKFLDQDLSGDALVQFKCEAEIMLRLRHPNVVLFMGAVTRPPHLSILTEFLPRGSLYRLLHRPNPQLDEKRRMRMALDVAKGMNYLHTSHPPIVHRDLKSPNLLVDKNWVVKVCDFGLSRLKHHTFLSSKSTAGTMFDIVL